One Miscanthus floridulus cultivar M001 chromosome 11, ASM1932011v1, whole genome shotgun sequence DNA window includes the following coding sequences:
- the LOC136493734 gene encoding pentatricopeptide repeat-containing protein At3g14580, mitochondrial-like isoform X3, translated as MSRALARPPVLPFLKLRSTVCDDGYWTGRLDHKDWLAPNEVLKIFVNIRDPSLINSVFKKACSRRDYKPSEALYSLMIDKLACARRFSDVEELLSKARTEKFRFSDEFFYRLIKMYGNVAEHPQKAIDTLFAMPGYNCWPSTKTFNYVLHMLVCKRQYEVVHEVYSSAPRLGVTLDTCSFNILVKGLCQCGKFDEAISLLHEMPKQGCQPNVATYSTFMHFLCQRSQVDKAFELFERMQKQDIAADTVVYNILISGLCREERVTEAFDLFKSMTSEGCYPNSGTYQ; from the exons ATGTCGAGAGCCTTAGCGCGTCCCCCGGTGCTTCCTTTCCTGAAACTTCGCTCCACAGTGTGCGACGACGGCTACTGGACGGGCAGATTGGACCACAAGGACTGGCTCGCCCCAAATGAGGTGCTCAAGATATTTGTGAACATCAGGGACCCTAGCCTGATAAACAGTGTATTCAAGAAGGCATGCAGCCGGAGAGACTACAAGCCCAGCGAGGCGCTCTACAGCTTGATGATTGACAAGCTGGCCTGTGCCAGGAGGTTCAGTGATGTGGAGGAGTTGCTGTCCAAGGCAAGAACTGAAAAGTTCAGGTTTTCAGACGAGTTCTTCTACAGGCTGATCAAGATGTACGGCAACGTGGCAGAACATCCTCAGAAAGCCATCGACACGCTCTTTGCAATGCCTGGGTATAATTGTTGGCCTTCTACAAAGACATTCaattatgttcttcacatgcttGTGTGCAAGCGGCAGTACGAGGTTGTTCATGAGGTCTACTCGAGCGCGCCCAGGCTTGGGGTGACATTGGACACCTGCTCCTTCAATATTCTTGTCAAGGGTTTGTGCCAATGCGGTAAATTTGATGAGGCTATCTCCTTGCTGCATGAGATGCCGAAGCAAGGGTGTCAGCCTAATGTTGCGACCTACTCGACCTTTATGCATTTCCTTTGTCAGCGTAGTCAGGTTGATAAAGCATTTGAGCTGTTTGAGAGAATGCAGAAGCAGGATATTGCTGCAGATACAGTTGTGTACAATATTTTGATCTCTGGTCTCTGCAGGGAGGAAAGAGTGACTGAGGCATTCGATCTGTTCAAATCAATGACTTCTGAAGGGTGCTATCCTAATTCAGGCACTTATCAG TGA
- the LOC136493733 gene encoding imidazoleglycerol-phosphate dehydratase 3, chloroplastic-like, whose amino-acid sequence MTTARFVSTCPTRLPSTPASPIPRTSGWVISLVPAFPARPLGFSLRLKPSPDMATAGVGGNGSPTAPGDSIGSSRIGEVKRVTKETNVHVKINLDGTGVADCSTGIPFLDHMLDQLASHGLFDVYVKATGDTHIDDHHSNEDIALAIGTALLEALGDRKGIN is encoded by the exons ATGACCACCGCGCGGTTCGTCTCAACCTGCCCCACCCGCCTACCCTCCACGCCGGCTTCCCCGATTCCCAGAACCTCGGGGTGGGTTATCAGTCTGGTCCCTGCTTTCCCCGCTAGGCCGCTCGGTTTCTCGCTTCGTCTCAAGCCGTCGCCTGACATGGCCACCGCCGGCGTCGGCGGCAACGGCTCCCCGACCGCACCCGGAGACTCTATAG GATCTTCTAGGATTGGAGAGGTTAAGAGGGTGACCAAGGAGACAAATGTGCATGTGAAGATCAACCTCGATGGCACTGGTGTCGCTGATTGTAGCACAGGGATACCGTTCTTGGATCACATGCTTGAT CAGCTGGCATCACATGGACTCTTTGACGTGTACGTGAAGGCAACAGGTGACACGCATATTGATGATCATCACTCAAATGAGGACATTGCTTTGGCAATTGGAACG GCACTACTTGAAGCACTTGGTGATCGAAAAGGAATTAACTGA
- the LOC136493734 gene encoding pentatricopeptide repeat-containing protein At3g14580, mitochondrial-like isoform X1 — protein MSRALARPPVLPFLKLRSTVCDDGYWTGRLDHKDWLAPNEVLKIFVNIRDPSLINSVFKKACSRRDYKPSEALYSLMIDKLACARRFSDVEELLSKARTEKFRFSDEFFYRLIKMYGNVAEHPQKAIDTLFAMPGYNCWPSTKTFNYVLHMLVCKRQYEVVHEVYSSAPRLGVTLDTCSFNILVKGLCQCGKFDEAISLLHEMPKQGCQPNVATYSTFMHFLCQRSQVDKAFELFERMQKQDIAADTVVYNILISGLCREERVTEAFDLFKSMTSEGCYPNSGTYQVLLDGLISLGKFFEAKSLVSTMSTEGVRPSFQSYKLLIDGLCSEDCVDDAHLVLKQMVGQGFVPRMGTWTELLTSMF, from the coding sequence ATGTCGAGAGCCTTAGCGCGTCCCCCGGTGCTTCCTTTCCTGAAACTTCGCTCCACAGTGTGCGACGACGGCTACTGGACGGGCAGATTGGACCACAAGGACTGGCTCGCCCCAAATGAGGTGCTCAAGATATTTGTGAACATCAGGGACCCTAGCCTGATAAACAGTGTATTCAAGAAGGCATGCAGCCGGAGAGACTACAAGCCCAGCGAGGCGCTCTACAGCTTGATGATTGACAAGCTGGCCTGTGCCAGGAGGTTCAGTGATGTGGAGGAGTTGCTGTCCAAGGCAAGAACTGAAAAGTTCAGGTTTTCAGACGAGTTCTTCTACAGGCTGATCAAGATGTACGGCAACGTGGCAGAACATCCTCAGAAAGCCATCGACACGCTCTTTGCAATGCCTGGGTATAATTGTTGGCCTTCTACAAAGACATTCaattatgttcttcacatgcttGTGTGCAAGCGGCAGTACGAGGTTGTTCATGAGGTCTACTCGAGCGCGCCCAGGCTTGGGGTGACATTGGACACCTGCTCCTTCAATATTCTTGTCAAGGGTTTGTGCCAATGCGGTAAATTTGATGAGGCTATCTCCTTGCTGCATGAGATGCCGAAGCAAGGGTGTCAGCCTAATGTTGCGACCTACTCGACCTTTATGCATTTCCTTTGTCAGCGTAGTCAGGTTGATAAAGCATTTGAGCTGTTTGAGAGAATGCAGAAGCAGGATATTGCTGCAGATACAGTTGTGTACAATATTTTGATCTCTGGTCTCTGCAGGGAGGAAAGAGTGACTGAGGCATTCGATCTGTTCAAATCAATGACTTCTGAAGGGTGCTATCCTAATTCAGGCACTTATCAGGTACTTCTCGATGGTCTCATCAGTTTAGGGAAGTTTTTTGAAGCCAAAAGCCTTGTTAGCACTATGAGTACAGAAGGTGTGAGGCCTAGCTTCCAATCATACAAGCTACTGATTGATGGCCTCTGTAGTGAGGACTGCGTGGATGATGCACATCTTGTCTTGAAGCAAATGGTGGGCCAAGGTTTTGTTCCCCGAATGGGCACTTGGACAGAACTTCTGACATCTATGTTCTAG
- the LOC136493734 gene encoding pentatricopeptide repeat-containing protein At3g14580, mitochondrial-like isoform X2, which yields MSRALARPPVLPFLKLRSTVCDDGYWTGRLDHKDWLAPNEVLKIFVNIRDPSLINSVFKKACSRRDYKPSEALYSLMIDKLACARRFSDVEELLSKARTEKFRFSDEFFYRLIKMYGNVAEHPQKAIDTLFAMPGYNCWPSTKTFNYVLHMLVCKRQYEVVHEVYSSAPRLGVTLDTCSFNILVKGLCQCGKFDEAISLLHEMPKQGCQPNVATYSTFMHFLCQRSQVDKAFELFERMQKQDIAADTVVYNILISGLCREERVTEAFDLFKSMTSEGCYPNSGTYQVIYAWQLNN from the exons ATGTCGAGAGCCTTAGCGCGTCCCCCGGTGCTTCCTTTCCTGAAACTTCGCTCCACAGTGTGCGACGACGGCTACTGGACGGGCAGATTGGACCACAAGGACTGGCTCGCCCCAAATGAGGTGCTCAAGATATTTGTGAACATCAGGGACCCTAGCCTGATAAACAGTGTATTCAAGAAGGCATGCAGCCGGAGAGACTACAAGCCCAGCGAGGCGCTCTACAGCTTGATGATTGACAAGCTGGCCTGTGCCAGGAGGTTCAGTGATGTGGAGGAGTTGCTGTCCAAGGCAAGAACTGAAAAGTTCAGGTTTTCAGACGAGTTCTTCTACAGGCTGATCAAGATGTACGGCAACGTGGCAGAACATCCTCAGAAAGCCATCGACACGCTCTTTGCAATGCCTGGGTATAATTGTTGGCCTTCTACAAAGACATTCaattatgttcttcacatgcttGTGTGCAAGCGGCAGTACGAGGTTGTTCATGAGGTCTACTCGAGCGCGCCCAGGCTTGGGGTGACATTGGACACCTGCTCCTTCAATATTCTTGTCAAGGGTTTGTGCCAATGCGGTAAATTTGATGAGGCTATCTCCTTGCTGCATGAGATGCCGAAGCAAGGGTGTCAGCCTAATGTTGCGACCTACTCGACCTTTATGCATTTCCTTTGTCAGCGTAGTCAGGTTGATAAAGCATTTGAGCTGTTTGAGAGAATGCAGAAGCAGGATATTGCTGCAGATACAGTTGTGTACAATATTTTGATCTCTGGTCTCTGCAGGGAGGAAAGAGTGACTGAGGCATTCGATCTGTTCAAATCAATGACTTCTGAAGGGTGCTATCCTAATTCAGGCACTTATCAG GTGATTTATGCTTGGCAGTTGAATAACTAA